The following coding sequences are from one Geodermatophilus normandii window:
- a CDS encoding 3-methyladenine DNA glycosylase: MTTVLPCLPAAEWTARAAAHGARVERWTAPHGERRRRGESHPVLDFLFTYYSETPSRLRRWHPGPGVALAPSADGPAPHAAWRWYATGDDGSVRLDVGSYLAERAPTVRFVRDLLAATASRPAHTGCFGLHEWAMVHRAGERRHAVPLRLGQAGTDAVVESHPIRCSHFDAFRFFTPSAVGFNRLRPTRETQVAMEQPGCLHATMDLYKWAYKLSPAVPGELVADCFALAVEVRELDMRASPYDLRDHGYAPVPIETPEGKAAYVVAQRGFADRAVPLRQRLVDVCDALLAP; this comes from the coding sequence GTGACCACCGTCCTCCCCTGCCTGCCGGCGGCCGAGTGGACGGCACGGGCGGCCGCGCACGGGGCGCGCGTCGAGCGGTGGACGGCGCCGCACGGCGAGCGGCGCCGGCGCGGGGAGTCGCACCCGGTGCTCGACTTCCTCTTCACCTACTACTCCGAGACGCCGTCGCGGCTGCGGCGCTGGCACCCGGGCCCCGGCGTCGCGCTCGCGCCGTCGGCGGACGGCCCGGCGCCGCACGCCGCGTGGCGCTGGTACGCGACCGGCGACGACGGGTCGGTCCGCCTCGACGTCGGCTCCTACCTGGCCGAGCGCGCGCCCACGGTGCGGTTCGTGCGGGACCTCCTGGCCGCCACGGCGTCGCGGCCGGCGCACACCGGCTGCTTCGGGCTGCACGAGTGGGCCATGGTGCACCGCGCCGGCGAGCGGCGGCACGCGGTCCCGCTGCGGCTGGGACAGGCGGGCACCGACGCCGTCGTGGAGTCGCACCCGATCCGGTGCAGCCACTTCGACGCGTTCCGGTTCTTCACGCCGTCGGCCGTCGGGTTCAACCGGCTGCGGCCGACGCGGGAGACGCAGGTCGCGATGGAGCAGCCCGGCTGCCTGCACGCGACGATGGACCTCTACAAGTGGGCCTACAAGCTCTCCCCCGCGGTGCCCGGCGAGCTCGTCGCCGACTGCTTCGCGCTCGCCGTCGAGGTGCGCGAGCTCGACATGCGGGCCTCGCCCTACGACCTGCGCGACCACGGCTACGCACCGGTGCCGATCGAGACGCCGGAGGGCAAGGCCGCCTACGTCGTCGCCCAGCGGGGGTTCGCCGACCGCGCCGTTCCGCTGCGGCAGCGCCTCGTCGACGTCTGCGACGCCCTGCTCGCGCCCTAG
- a CDS encoding branched-chain amino acid ABC transporter permease: protein MSRKLTRLAPLVVLVVLAVLPFSTLQVPGLFDGVLNSPGTLQLLALCLLFGGVALSYDLLFGFTGLLSFGHALYFAAGTYVANLALTQLGWGLGAALALTTAVGVVLPLLVGGVALRVSGIAFSMVTLAIAQVGSIVVLRDPGGLTGGEEGLALDRSNVPDAFVGVLNTVNLYWLALAYLALVYVVVAWVTGSRAGRVWQAIRENERRVEVLGLRPYPFKLVVFALAGLLAALGGVVHLLLLGGSTPRTTTADFTLGLLVMVVLGGAGSRWGAVLGGVLYTYLDSRLTDLASSAAVQDLPAWLRVPLSEPLFLLGSLFVLVVFFVPGGIAGLVARLRERRAGRRPGAPAGGATPPPGRVVEQLRETASRGVGVGAGGPRDGV from the coding sequence ATGAGCCGGAAGCTGACGCGGCTGGCGCCGCTGGTCGTGCTCGTCGTCCTGGCGGTGCTGCCGTTCTCGACGCTGCAGGTGCCGGGCCTGTTCGACGGCGTCCTCAACAGCCCGGGCACCCTGCAGCTGCTGGCGCTGTGCCTGCTCTTCGGGGGGGTCGCGCTGTCCTACGACCTGCTGTTCGGTTTCACCGGCCTGCTGTCGTTCGGGCACGCGCTCTACTTCGCGGCCGGCACCTACGTGGCCAACCTGGCGCTCACCCAGCTCGGCTGGGGCCTGGGGGCGGCACTGGCGCTGACCACGGCGGTGGGCGTCGTGCTGCCGCTGCTGGTCGGTGGGGTGGCGCTGCGGGTGTCGGGCATCGCCTTCTCGATGGTCACGCTGGCCATCGCGCAGGTCGGGTCGATCGTGGTGCTGCGCGACCCCGGCGGCCTGACCGGCGGTGAGGAGGGCCTGGCGCTGGACCGCTCGAACGTGCCCGACGCGTTCGTCGGCGTCCTCAACACCGTCAACCTCTACTGGCTGGCGCTGGCCTACCTGGCCCTCGTCTACGTGGTCGTGGCGTGGGTGACCGGCTCGCGGGCCGGGCGGGTGTGGCAGGCGATCCGGGAGAACGAGCGCCGCGTCGAGGTGCTGGGACTGCGGCCCTACCCGTTCAAGCTCGTCGTCTTCGCCCTCGCCGGGCTGCTCGCCGCGCTCGGCGGGGTGGTGCACCTGCTGCTGCTCGGCGGGTCCACCCCCCGCACGACGACCGCCGACTTCACCCTCGGCCTGCTGGTGATGGTCGTGCTCGGCGGTGCGGGCAGCCGCTGGGGGGCGGTGCTCGGCGGCGTGCTCTACACCTACCTCGACAGCCGGCTCACCGACCTGGCGTCCTCGGCCGCGGTGCAGGACCTGCCGGCGTGGCTGCGGGTGCCGCTGTCGGAGCCGCTGTTCCTGCTCGGGTCGCTGTTCGTGCTGGTCGTCTTCTTCGTCCCGGGCGGCATCGCGGGCCTGGTCGCCCGGCTGCGCGAGCGCCGCGCCGGCCGCCGTCCCGGCGCACCGGCCGGCGGGGCCACGCCGCCGCCGGGCCGGGTGGTGGAGCAGCTGCGGGAGACGGCGTCGCGCGGGGTGGGCGTCGGCGCGGGCGGCCCCCGCGACGGCGTCTGA
- a CDS encoding branched-chain amino acid ABC transporter permease — MSTVVLLTVTGLGLAALYFLVASGLSLIFGLMGVLNFAHGAFLTIGAYGTWWASENLPGAGSGGWGFALAVAFGVAVGTVVAALIELLLIRPLYERHIEQVLVTVGLSLALVALVRAIWGADPRPFPAPAWAEDTTSVLGASVPNDRFLLIGSAVVVLLAVLAFLRYTRFGLVIRAGVENRSMVTALGIDVRRAFTLVFALGGAFAALAGALGGVYLGSISPGQGTSLLIFAFIVVVIGGMSSITGAAVAAVLVGLVQQFANYYAASGVGDLSVVLLLAVVLLTRPGGLTARVA; from the coding sequence ATGAGCACGGTCGTGCTCCTCACCGTCACGGGACTGGGCCTGGCGGCGCTGTACTTCCTCGTCGCCTCGGGCCTCTCGCTGATCTTCGGGCTGATGGGCGTGCTCAACTTCGCCCACGGCGCGTTCCTCACCATCGGCGCCTACGGCACCTGGTGGGCCTCGGAGAACCTGCCCGGCGCCGGGTCGGGCGGATGGGGCTTCGCCCTCGCCGTCGCCTTCGGGGTCGCCGTCGGCACGGTCGTCGCCGCGCTGATCGAGCTGCTGCTCATCCGCCCGCTCTACGAGCGGCACATCGAGCAGGTGCTGGTCACCGTGGGCCTGAGCCTGGCGCTGGTCGCGCTCGTGCGGGCCATCTGGGGCGCCGACCCGCGGCCGTTCCCCGCGCCGGCGTGGGCCGAGGACACGACGTCGGTGCTCGGGGCCAGCGTGCCCAACGACCGGTTCCTGCTGATCGGCAGCGCCGTGGTCGTGCTGCTCGCGGTGCTGGCCTTCCTCCGCTACACCCGCTTCGGCCTGGTCATCCGCGCCGGCGTGGAGAACCGGTCGATGGTCACGGCGCTCGGCATCGACGTCCGGCGGGCGTTCACGCTGGTCTTCGCCCTGGGCGGCGCGTTCGCGGCCCTGGCCGGCGCGCTCGGCGGCGTCTACCTCGGCTCGATCTCGCCGGGCCAGGGCACCTCGCTGCTGATCTTCGCCTTCATCGTCGTCGTCATCGGCGGGATGAGCTCGATCACCGGCGCCGCGGTGGCCGCGGTCCTCGTCGGGCTGGTGCAGCAGTTCGCCAACTACTACGCGGCCAGCGGGGTGGGCGACCTGTCGGTCGTCCTGCTGCTCGCCGTCGTCCTGCTGACCCGCCCGGGCGGGCTGACTGCGAGGGTGGCATGA